The following coding sequences are from one Odontesthes bonariensis isolate fOdoBon6 chromosome 10, fOdoBon6.hap1, whole genome shotgun sequence window:
- the taf8 gene encoding transcription initiation factor TFIID subunit 8: protein MADPAVASGGSLNAGGRGGGTKAAPSPAENYHLARRRTLQVVVSALLTESGFESAENAAVETLTEMMQSYLTEIGRCAKAYCEHTARSIPTLSDTVVTLIEMGFNVDTLPVYAKRSQRMVITAPPVTNSPVTPKSLSAGQKRTHPPHIPGYFPEFPDPHTYIKTPTFREPVSEYQVVREKAATQRRDVERALTRFMAKTGETQSLFKDDITAFPLIAAQPSTIPYLSALLPSELELQSLEETDSSEQDDQTDSENTAGNIITDDPGADKENSMLPPSGVVPSTKASEDNVIDNPYLRPVKKPKVRRKK from the exons ATGGCGGATCCTGCGGTGGCATCGGGAGGGTCGCTGAATGCAGGCGGG CGTGGGGGCGGGACTAAAGCAGCCCCCAGCCCTGCAGAGAACTACCACCTGGCCCGACGTCGCACCCTGCAGGTTGTTGTCAGTGCCCTGCTGACTGAGAGCGGCTTCGAGAGTGCAGAGAATGCAGCAGTGGAGACACTCACtgagatgatgcagagct ACCTAACTGAAATAGGCAGATGTGCTAAAGCATATTGTGAACACACAGCCAGGAGCATCCCGACCCTTTCAGACACTGTGGTAACACTCATTGAAATGG GTTTCAATGTCGACACCCTGCCTGTGTACGCCAAACGATCGCAAAGGATGGTCATAACTGCCC CTCCAGTGACGAACTCACCAGTGACGCCTAAATCACTGTCAGCTGGACAGAAGCGCACACATCCACCTCACATCCCTGGTTACTTCCCCGAGTTCCCAGACCCTCACACCTACATCAAAACACCT ACATTCAGAGAGCCTGTGTCAGAATACCAAGTGGTGCGAGAGAAGGCAGCTACCCAACGGAGAGATGTAGAACGAGCCCTGACACGGTTCATGGCCAAGACCGGAGAAACTCAGAGCCTCTTTAAAGATGACATCACTGCCTTCCCAT TGATCGCAGCACAACCAAGCACCATCCCATATCTGAGTGCCCTCCTGCCCTCAGAGCTGGAACTGCAGAGTCTGGAGGAGACGGACTCCTCTGAGCAGGATGACCAGACTGACAGCGAGAACACGGCAGGAAATATCATCACT GACGATCCAGGTGCTGACAAAGAGAATTCTATGCTTCCTCCAAGCGGCGTTGTTCCATCTACCAAGGCCAGCGAGGACAATGTGATTGACAACCCGTACCTCCGGCCGGTCAAAAAGCCCAAAGTGAGGAGGAAGAAATGA
- the g0s2 gene encoding G0/G1 switch protein 2: MLCAKHWEKVKDLVWASNTVINYQKMENSGNIIPFVKEMLKQRPSRSMLKIYMLGSTLAMLGMVGGLVEMVFLPFSDNHIVEDEQVEIFMEKKKERKQVLKSHSPLVHIDAEDMLDTVLSEAKAKHLGTAVQRSSANRLHAS, translated from the exons ATGCTTTGTGCCAAACATTGGGAGAAAGTCAAGGATTTGGTGTGGGCTTCAAA CACAGTCATCAACTATCAGAAGATGGAAAACAGTGGCAACATCATCCCATTTGTTAAGGAGATGCTGAAACAGAGGCCCAGCCGGAGCATGCTGAAGATCTACATGCTTGGCTCTACTCTGGCGATGCTTGGAATGGTCGGTGGACTGGTAGAAATGGTTTTCCTGCCGTTTTCGGACAATCACATTGTTGAGGACGAACAAGTTGAGATTTTcatggagaagaagaaggaaaggaAGCAGGTGTTGAAATCACACTCTCCCTTGGTTCATATTGATGCTGAGGACATGCTGGACACAGTATTGTCTGAGGCCAAGGCCAAACACCTCGGTACTGCTGTGCAAAGAAGCTCAGCCAACCGCTTACATGCTTCTTAA